In Candidatus Gastranaerophilales bacterium, a single genomic region encodes these proteins:
- the radA gene encoding DNA repair protein RadA → MAKIKTKWICQNCGYETARSLGKCPECNSWGSFTEEKELPQATSKITTFRDDSPVCLINEIEITKSIRFSTGFEEFDRVLGNGLVQGSMVLLAGDPGIGKSTLVLQTSKTICENGKKLLYVCAEESSSQIKLRAQRLNVNSDNLYVYSQTNFESIKEQIDKLEPQVIVVDSIQAIYTGAITSSAGSVSQIRECTNYLMDIAKSKNITIVIIGHVTKDGNIAGPKILEHMVDTVVYFEGDRYKSYRLLRCNKNRFGSTNEVGVFNMVESGLVEVTNPSELFIHDRTKNITPGSVIIATNEGTRALLVEIQALVGSTSYNTPRRVSTGVEYNRVLQILAVLEKRIGLNLSKYDVYVNIIGGIEIDEPAADLGIALAIATCARDVIVSPDTVIIGEIGLSGEIRQVNNIEKRIMEAQKLGFKKVIIPKLNQKLENKYEITIIEVSRLMDAISACVCKENAMN, encoded by the coding sequence ATGGCTAAAATAAAAACGAAATGGATTTGCCAAAACTGTGGCTACGAAACTGCACGCTCTTTGGGCAAATGCCCCGAGTGTAACTCATGGGGCTCTTTTACAGAAGAAAAAGAACTACCTCAAGCAACAAGCAAAATAACAACTTTTCGAGATGACTCGCCTGTGTGCCTTATTAACGAAATCGAAATAACTAAATCCATAAGATTTTCAACAGGCTTTGAAGAATTTGACAGAGTCTTAGGAAACGGCTTAGTGCAGGGCTCAATGGTGCTTTTGGCAGGTGACCCCGGGATAGGTAAATCGACTCTTGTTCTTCAAACCAGCAAAACCATTTGCGAAAACGGAAAAAAACTCTTATACGTATGTGCTGAAGAATCAAGCTCACAAATAAAGCTAAGAGCCCAAAGATTAAATGTAAATTCTGACAACCTTTATGTATATTCTCAAACCAATTTTGAAAGCATAAAAGAGCAAATCGACAAACTTGAGCCACAAGTTATAGTGGTTGACAGTATCCAAGCCATATACACGGGAGCAATTACGAGCTCTGCAGGGAGCGTATCTCAAATAAGAGAATGCACAAACTACCTGATGGACATTGCAAAAAGTAAAAATATAACAATAGTAATAATCGGACACGTCACAAAAGACGGCAACATTGCAGGACCCAAAATACTTGAGCACATGGTAGATACTGTTGTTTATTTTGAAGGTGACAGGTATAAATCTTACAGACTCTTAAGATGCAATAAAAACCGATTCGGAAGTACAAATGAAGTCGGCGTTTTTAATATGGTAGAATCAGGTCTTGTCGAAGTAACAAATCCGAGTGAACTATTTATTCACGACAGAACCAAGAATATCACCCCGGGGAGCGTAATAATTGCGACAAACGAAGGAACAAGGGCACTTTTAGTAGAAATACAAGCACTTGTCGGTTCAACCTCTTACAACACACCTCGCAGGGTTTCTACGGGTGTTGAATACAACCGTGTTTTGCAAATCCTTGCCGTTTTAGAAAAACGAATTGGGCTAAACCTTAGCAAATATGATGTTTACGTCAATATTATCGGCGGAATAGAAATTGATGAGCCGGCAGCTGACCTCGGCATAGCTCTTGCTATTGCAACTTGTGCAAGAGATGTAATTGTAAGCCCTGATACCGTTATAATAGGTGAAATAGGGCTTTCTGGCGAAATAAGACAAGTTAATAATATCGAAAAAAGAATAATGGAAGCTCAAAAATTAGGATTTAAAAAAGTAATTATCCCAAAATTGAACCAAAAACTTGAAAACAAATACGAGATAACAATTATCGAAGTTTCTCGTCTTATGGATGCAATAAGTGCATGCGTTTGTAAAGAAAACGCAATGAACTAA
- the bioA gene encoding adenosylmethionine--8-amino-7-oxononanoate transaminase: MNKQELIEKDKKYVWHPDTQMKDYEKESPIIIERGKGIYVWDIDGNKYIDAIASWWVNTLGHSNPRLNKALCNQVEKIEHVLLGGFSHVPAIELAEELVNITAPSLTKVFFSDNGSTATEVAIKMAFQYWQQVGRPTKTKFVAMEQSYHGDTLGSVSVGGIDTFYAIFKPLLFEKFEAKSPYCYRCPMGCDKQTCECECINSAEEIFKYHHEEIAAMIVEPLVQGACGMRMYPPKYLKKLRALCDKYEILLIHDEVAMGFGRTGKMFAYEHAGIEPDFVCLSKGITAGYLPLAVTITNDKIYKGFYSDDFMKAFFHGHSYTGNPLAAAIAVENLKIFKEEKIIESLQPKIEYMKKETQRLYELNQVGDVRQTGMIVAIELVKDRETKTPFDASEKIGKKIYYEALKLGAILRPLGDTIYFIPPYVITKNEIKQLVDIAYNSIKNVFDD; this comes from the coding sequence ATGAATAAACAAGAACTAATCGAAAAAGACAAAAAATACGTTTGGCACCCCGACACCCAAATGAAAGACTATGAAAAAGAAAGCCCTATTATCATTGAACGAGGTAAAGGGATTTATGTTTGGGATATCGACGGCAATAAATATATAGACGCTATTGCCTCATGGTGGGTAAATACATTGGGACATTCAAACCCGAGGCTAAACAAAGCACTTTGCAATCAAGTGGAAAAAATCGAACACGTGCTTTTGGGTGGCTTTTCACACGTTCCTGCAATTGAACTTGCAGAAGAACTTGTTAATATCACAGCACCGTCTTTAACTAAAGTTTTTTTCTCAGATAACGGCTCTACAGCTACAGAAGTTGCAATTAAAATGGCATTTCAATATTGGCAACAAGTAGGACGCCCGACAAAAACCAAATTTGTCGCAATGGAGCAATCTTACCACGGCGACACATTAGGTTCTGTTTCAGTTGGAGGAATAGATACATTTTATGCTATTTTCAAACCGCTTTTATTTGAAAAATTTGAAGCAAAAAGCCCCTATTGTTACCGTTGCCCTATGGGATGTGACAAGCAAACTTGCGAGTGCGAATGTATAAATTCAGCAGAAGAAATCTTCAAATATCATCACGAAGAAATCGCAGCTATGATAGTCGAACCATTAGTACAAGGTGCTTGCGGAATGAGAATGTATCCACCTAAATACCTTAAAAAATTAAGAGCACTCTGCGATAAATATGAAATATTGTTAATTCACGACGAAGTCGCCATGGGATTTGGCAGAACAGGAAAAATGTTTGCCTATGAACATGCCGGAATAGAACCTGATTTTGTTTGTCTTTCAAAAGGCATAACGGCGGGTTATTTGCCGCTTGCTGTAACTATAACTAACGACAAAATCTACAAAGGTTTTTATTCTGATGACTTTATGAAGGCATTTTTCCACGGACATAGCTACACAGGTAACCCTCTGGCAGCAGCTATTGCAGTTGAAAATTTAAAAATATTCAAAGAAGAAAAAATAATAGAAAGCCTTCAACCAAAAATTGAATACATGAAAAAAGAAACCCAAAGATTATACGAATTAAATCAAGTCGGAGATGTAAGACAAACAGGCATGATAGTAGCGATTGAGCTTGTAAAAGACCGCGAAACAAAAACGCCTTTTGACGCAAGTGAAAAAATCGGCAAAAAAATATATTATGAAGCATTAAAACTTGGTGCTATTCTAAGACCCTTAGGCGACACAATATATTTTATTCCGCCTTATGTAATTACGAAAAACGAAATAAAACAGCTTGTAGATATTGCCTATAACTCAATAAAAAATGTATTTGACGATTAA
- a CDS encoding undecaprenyl-diphosphate phosphatase produces the protein MSTLQAILMGFIQGLTEFLPVSSSGHLVLVSSVYKLLCGHEFITANGEEVFFDIVLHLGTLFAIFIFFWKDLIKIIKEFVNAVKTKNFSAPEAMLPIYLVVGTIFTILVAYPLKDVSEKLISSPAIVGCFLILTGCVLFFSEIISTKINLIDKMNFKRAIAIGIAQGLAAFPGLSRSGMTISTGLLCGVDRVTSARYSFLLSILIIIGTSIFYPILEIEPNSFINFNWGSIVIGFFVSLIVGYFCIKYFMKFLNKHSMKIFAYYCWIVGTLMAVGFHFFVK, from the coding sequence ATGTCTACATTGCAAGCCATTTTGATGGGCTTTATTCAAGGTCTAACAGAATTTTTACCTGTCTCAAGTTCAGGTCATTTGGTTTTAGTATCTAGTGTCTACAAGCTTTTATGTGGTCATGAATTTATTACTGCTAATGGCGAAGAAGTATTTTTTGATATCGTTTTGCATTTAGGTACTTTGTTTGCGATTTTTATTTTCTTTTGGAAAGATTTGATAAAGATAATAAAAGAATTTGTCAATGCGGTTAAAACAAAGAATTTTTCTGCTCCTGAGGCAATGCTCCCTATTTATTTAGTGGTTGGAACTATCTTCACGATACTCGTTGCTTATCCATTGAAAGATGTTTCGGAAAAATTGATTTCATCACCTGCAATCGTGGGGTGTTTTTTGATTTTAACAGGATGCGTTTTGTTTTTTAGTGAGATTATTTCAACAAAAATTAATTTAATAGATAAAATGAATTTTAAAAGAGCCATAGCAATTGGTATAGCTCAAGGGCTTGCTGCATTCCCGGGGTTATCTCGTTCAGGTATGACAATCAGCACAGGGCTTTTATGCGGTGTCGATAGAGTCACAAGTGCCCGCTATTCTTTTCTTTTAAGCATTCTTATTATCATCGGGACTTCAATTTTTTATCCTATTTTAGAAATTGAGCCTAATAGCTTTATTAATTTTAATTGGGGCTCAATTGTTATAGGATTCTTTGTTTCACTTATTGTTGGTTATTTCTGTATAAAATATTTCATGAAGTTTTTAAATAAACATTCTATGAAGATATTTGCTTACTACTGCTGGATTGTAGGTACTTTAATGGCGGTAGGTTTTCACTTCTTTGTTAAATAG
- a CDS encoding TolC family protein, translated as MMKKIFVIFLLILFCFLPAFAEGTLTGTLSLDEALELVSTNNLDIFISSKNVDKSKKDIKIVNALKNPKFETFFYLGNTSIGNPQQGGITLPIEVMKRKPRKEKAISNFGSANIVLQQDIFKIKMTVRSRYIEYAGYKSILKDLLIQQKLLEKTLAVSKNKLNKTDAAEIEYLQAKIIYNQIITQIKGAENEEKLAQILFNKSLNLIEDSLFDIIDDGLEEDSDYEKFATPKPDTNPLSLEDAEKIAFEKRLDIQLAKSDIDTAQKELKIAESKKIPDISVSSGYMYLSDFQNNDFGISDGGVLQGAFVGGSIDLPILYRYNPEIQKAKINIEQKKLVLKSVQNKARQDVRKAYLDFVNSRDILNYYHTGVLEDSDKVIKYSHKAYATNEMSLTTLIVSQQTHLNLLRSYMLALIDYYDDWLNLLSEMNVENIDFTKTPCLP; from the coding sequence ATGATGAAAAAAATATTCGTAATTTTTCTATTAATTCTATTTTGTTTTTTACCTGCTTTCGCAGAAGGAACTCTTACCGGCACTCTATCTTTGGACGAAGCTTTGGAGCTTGTTTCGACAAATAATCTTGATATTTTTATTTCATCAAAAAACGTTGATAAAAGTAAAAAAGACATCAAAATCGTAAATGCCTTGAAAAACCCCAAATTTGAAACGTTTTTTTACCTCGGAAATACTTCAATCGGTAACCCTCAACAAGGCGGAATAACTCTCCCCATCGAGGTTATGAAAAGAAAACCGCGAAAGGAAAAAGCTATTTCTAATTTTGGGTCTGCAAATATTGTTTTGCAACAAGATATTTTTAAAATAAAAATGACTGTTCGGTCAAGATATATTGAGTATGCCGGTTATAAATCTATTTTGAAAGATTTATTGATTCAACAAAAACTTTTAGAAAAAACACTTGCTGTTTCTAAAAATAAATTGAATAAAACTGATGCTGCTGAAATTGAATATTTGCAGGCGAAAATTATATATAATCAAATAATTACGCAAATAAAAGGGGCTGAAAATGAGGAAAAATTGGCTCAAATCTTATTTAACAAATCCTTGAATTTAATCGAAGACAGCCTATTTGATATAATAGATGACGGGCTTGAAGAAGACAGTGATTATGAAAAATTTGCGACTCCAAAACCTGATACAAATCCCTTATCCCTTGAAGACGCAGAAAAAATTGCGTTTGAAAAAAGATTGGATATTCAACTTGCTAAAAGTGATATTGATACTGCTCAAAAAGAATTAAAAATAGCAGAAAGTAAAAAAATCCCTGATATTTCTGTTTCTTCAGGTTATATGTATCTTTCTGATTTCCAAAATAATGATTTTGGAATTTCTGATGGGGGAGTTCTTCAAGGTGCATTTGTCGGAGGAAGTATTGATTTACCGATATTATACAGGTATAATCCTGAAATTCAAAAGGCAAAAATAAATATTGAACAAAAAAAACTTGTTTTAAAGTCTGTTCAAAACAAGGCAAGACAAGATGTCCGCAAGGCATACTTGGATTTTGTAAATTCAAGAGATATTTTAAACTATTATCATACAGGTGTTTTAGAAGATTCTGATAAGGTTATCAAATATTCTCATAAAGCTTATGCTACAAACGAAATGTCATTGACCACTTTAATTGTTTCTCAGCAAACTCATTTGAATCTCTTACGCTCATATATGCTTGCATTGATTGATTATTATGACGATTGGCTGAATTTGTTGTCTGAGATGAATGTTGAAAATATCGACTTTACAAAAACTCCTTGTTTGCCTTAG
- the purB gene encoding adenylosuccinate lyase: protein MIDRYSRDEMKKNWDLDSKFSYYLMVEKAICKAYNQMGLIPDDDLKNILEKASFSVERIDEIEKEVNHDVIAFLTNVNENVGDSSRYIHMGVTSSDIIDTALALQIQDASKIIKNDMKELIKTLREKALEHKNTVCIGRSHGVHAEPMTFGVKMCNWVDLFERNLKNFEQVSETAKVGQISGPVGTYSNIDPQIEILACKELNLTPARISTQVIARDIHAQFHQALALIATVIEQCAIELRHLQRTEVLEVEEGFSKGQKGSSAMPHKKNPISGENLSGLARIVRSNSIAALENIPLWHERDISHSSVERIIFPDSTILIDYMLNRLNTVMKNLVIKEKNMLKNTSLYGGIVYSQKVLLKLCSKGLLREDAYILVQTNALDAFENNGNFKENLMKDEKILEYLTVAEIEECFDLQDYLKNIDSIYAKFFS, encoded by the coding sequence ATGATTGATAGATATTCCCGTGACGAAATGAAAAAAAATTGGGATTTAGATAGCAAATTCTCATATTATTTAATGGTGGAAAAGGCTATTTGCAAGGCTTATAATCAAATGGGGTTGATTCCTGATGATGATTTGAAAAATATATTAGAAAAAGCTTCTTTTTCTGTTGAGAGAATTGATGAAATTGAAAAAGAAGTAAATCATGATGTTATCGCTTTTTTGACAAATGTTAATGAAAATGTAGGTGATTCATCTCGTTACATACATATGGGCGTTACAAGCTCTGATATTATTGACACTGCTCTTGCTTTACAAATTCAAGATGCTTCAAAAATTATAAAAAATGATATGAAAGAGCTTATAAAAACTTTGCGAGAAAAGGCACTTGAGCACAAGAATACAGTGTGTATAGGTCGTTCGCACGGAGTGCATGCCGAACCGATGACTTTCGGTGTAAAAATGTGCAATTGGGTCGATTTATTTGAGCGTAATTTGAAAAATTTTGAGCAAGTTTCAGAAACTGCAAAAGTAGGTCAAATATCAGGTCCTGTCGGTACTTACAGTAATATTGACCCTCAAATAGAAATTCTTGCGTGTAAAGAGTTAAATTTGACTCCGGCAAGGATTTCCACTCAAGTAATTGCAAGAGATATTCACGCTCAATTCCATCAAGCTTTAGCTCTTATTGCAACTGTTATCGAGCAATGTGCTATTGAATTGCGTCATCTCCAAAGGACAGAAGTTTTGGAGGTTGAAGAAGGCTTTTCTAAGGGGCAAAAGGGTTCTTCAGCTATGCCGCATAAGAAAAATCCTATCTCTGGTGAAAATCTCTCGGGTTTAGCTCGTATAGTCCGCTCAAACTCAATAGCTGCATTAGAAAACATTCCACTTTGGCATGAAAGAGATATAAGTCACAGTAGTGTGGAAAGAATTATTTTTCCCGATTCAACAATCCTCATTGACTATATGCTTAACCGTTTAAATACAGTTATGAAAAACCTTGTTATCAAAGAGAAAAATATGCTCAAAAATACTTCTCTATACGGTGGAATTGTCTATTCGCAAAAAGTTCTTTTGAAGCTTTGTTCAAAAGGTCTTTTGAGGGAAGATGCGTACATATTGGTTCAAACAAATGCTCTTGACGCATTTGAAAATAACGGCAATTTTAAAGAAAATCTAATGAAAGATGAAAAAATTCTTGAATATCTCACCGTTGCAGAAATTGAAGAATGTTTTGACCTTCAAGATTATTTGAAAAATATAGATTCTATATACGCCAAGTTCTTTAGTTAA
- the queD gene encoding 6-carboxytetrahydropterin synthase QueD: MYELKVESSFSAAHHLLNYDGECENQHGHNWKVEAYISGDELNKSNLLIDFKILKKELNSILDILDHTDINELPQFKNSSPSSEIISKFIYVELKKIIPQVSKVSVWETQNSCASYFE; encoded by the coding sequence ATGTACGAACTAAAAGTTGAAAGCTCGTTTTCTGCGGCTCATCATCTATTAAATTATGACGGCGAATGTGAAAATCAACACGGTCATAATTGGAAGGTCGAAGCTTACATCAGCGGCGACGAGTTAAATAAATCGAATTTGTTAATAGATTTTAAAATATTGAAAAAAGAATTAAACTCAATATTAGACATTCTTGATCATACTGATATAAACGAGTTACCTCAGTTTAAGAATAGCAGTCCAAGCAGTGAAATAATATCAAAGTTTATTTACGTTGAGTTAAAAAAAATAATTCCGCAAGTTTCTAAAGTTTCTGTTTGGGAAACTCAAAACTCTTGTGCGTCATATTTTGAATAA
- a CDS encoding 4-alpha-glucanotransferase, which produces MACCTEKKKFCFDKKTKKTISKALKALGKKNLAFIAHANSFPAEDGKNTGFGTTNSKAAENVIDFVSGVFNAIQVGPAGKTKAIDSSPYTGTIFSNNPLFIDLEQLTTKDWKSILSEETYNNVVNNNPNKEVNKTAYSYIFSVQQEALKEAFDNFKAKKPHRLGKAFENFKKNNAFWLQNDALYEALIVENENDYWPNWSNDMDKRLLNPRDEKEKAIFAERKKQLETKYAELIEFYSFCQFVVFEQNEKTKKYAKSKDIKMIADRQVAFSDRDTWAYQSLFLDGWMLGCPPDYFSEDGQAWGFPVMNPEKLFNQDGSLGDGGKLLKELYKKMFKENPGGVRIDHIVGLIDPWVYKVGHKPKIEEGAGRLYSSPEHPELSRFAIATMEDLNDEVEADKEKRIKSLTDEQIKKYGALVDKIVIAAAKEMGLDKDAIVCEDLGTLTYPVENVMKYFELQGMRLTQFVVPEKPKHPYRGSNIEENVWAMVGTHDNEPISMWAAQTVNTHEGYLNGKNLADDYWTEATDEEKEEIAVRISKDADFLTQTKFVELFACKAENIQIFFTDFLGVYDVYNRPGTSGDCNWCLRIPNNFEEFYCNNLENGKGMNLPLILKLAIEARGSEFANKNKGIIKDLEELL; this is translated from the coding sequence GTGGCTTGCTGTACAGAAAAGAAAAAATTTTGTTTTGATAAGAAAACTAAAAAAACTATTTCAAAAGCTTTAAAGGCACTAGGGAAAAAGAATTTGGCGTTTATAGCTCACGCTAACAGTTTCCCTGCTGAAGATGGTAAAAATACAGGGTTTGGTACTACAAATTCTAAAGCTGCTGAAAATGTTATAGATTTCGTTAGTGGCGTTTTTAACGCTATTCAAGTCGGTCCTGCCGGAAAAACAAAAGCTATTGATTCTTCTCCTTATACAGGTACTATTTTCTCAAACAATCCTTTGTTTATTGATTTAGAACAATTAACTACAAAAGATTGGAAATCTATTTTATCAGAAGAAACTTACAATAATGTTGTAAATAATAATCCGAATAAAGAAGTAAATAAAACTGCTTATTCCTACATTTTTAGTGTTCAGCAAGAAGCTTTGAAAGAAGCCTTTGATAATTTCAAAGCAAAAAAACCACACAGACTCGGAAAAGCATTCGAAAACTTCAAAAAAAATAATGCTTTTTGGCTCCAAAACGACGCTCTATACGAAGCTTTGATTGTTGAAAATGAAAACGATTATTGGCCGAATTGGTCTAACGATATGGACAAAAGACTTTTAAATCCTCGTGATGAAAAAGAAAAAGCTATTTTTGCTGAAAGAAAAAAACAACTGGAAACAAAATATGCAGAATTAATTGAATTCTATTCTTTCTGCCAATTCGTTGTTTTTGAACAAAATGAAAAAACTAAAAAATACGCTAAATCTAAAGATATTAAAATGATTGCAGATAGACAAGTCGCTTTCTCAGACCGTGACACTTGGGCTTATCAATCTTTATTTTTAGACGGCTGGATGCTCGGCTGCCCTCCTGATTACTTCTCAGAAGATGGACAAGCGTGGGGCTTCCCGGTTATGAATCCTGAAAAATTGTTTAATCAAGACGGTTCATTGGGCGATGGCGGAAAATTATTAAAAGAATTATACAAAAAAATGTTTAAGGAAAACCCCGGTGGCGTCAGAATTGACCACATTGTAGGTTTAATCGACCCTTGGGTTTATAAAGTAGGACATAAGCCGAAAATTGAAGAAGGTGCAGGCAGGCTATACTCCTCTCCTGAACATCCTGAACTTTCAAGATTCGCCATTGCTACGATGGAAGATTTGAACGATGAAGTCGAAGCAGACAAAGAAAAAAGAATTAAATCTTTGACTGATGAACAAATCAAAAAATACGGTGCTTTGGTTGATAAAATCGTTATCGCAGCAGCTAAAGAAATGGGACTTGATAAAGATGCGATTGTCTGCGAAGACCTCGGCACTTTGACTTATCCTGTTGAAAATGTTATGAAATATTTTGAACTTCAAGGTATGAGATTGACTCAATTTGTTGTTCCGGAAAAACCAAAACATCCTTATCGTGGTTCAAATATTGAAGAAAATGTATGGGCTATGGTTGGAACCCATGATAATGAACCAATCTCAATGTGGGCTGCTCAAACAGTTAATACTCATGAAGGCTATTTGAACGGTAAAAATCTTGCAGATGATTATTGGACTGAAGCCACTGACGAAGAAAAAGAAGAAATTGCAGTAAGAATTTCTAAAGATGCTGATTTCTTAACTCAAACAAAATTTGTTGAACTTTTCGCTTGTAAAGCAGAAAATATTCAAATTTTCTTCACAGATTTCTTGGGCGTTTATGATGTCTACAACCGCCCTGGTACATCAGGTGATTGCAATTGGTGTTTAAGAATTCCTAACAACTTCGAAGAATTCTATTGCAACAATCTTGAAAACGGCAAAGGTATGAATCTTCCTTTGATTTTGAAGCTTGCTATTGAAGCTCGCGGTTCTGAATTTGCCAATAAAAATAAAGGTATTATTAAAGATTTAGAAGAATTGTTATAA
- a CDS encoding alpha-isopropylmalate synthase regulatory domain-containing protein: MKLKRANNEVNMSRQPFFYDITLRDGNQSLKKPWNKVEKEIIFKHLVELNVQAVEAGFAAASEMDYETCKRLSEIAPDNMVISALARAVEKDIIKAAESIQACKRPRLHTFIAMSPFNMKYVLNKRPQEVQKAAIEAVTFAKKTIGSNGEVQFSAEHFGDCMENLDFVIDSLKKVVKAGATVINLPNTVERTRVKTFVDMVEKVYAALPRDIMIAVHCHNDLGMATAATVESYFAGAVQLECCLNGLGERAGNTNMYEVAVALHNSGIEVPLDLSKIYELALTVSDMAKVPIADKAPLIGPESLAHRSGIHQDGAIKTKDMEKGAYRPIHPSLIGRKDDEKLGFTSQSGKTAVFEIISDAGYPITIQEAVRITPIVKEAAEKVGELPTRNIIDIYFREVFNVKGPFILLGLEKICNEKFQLQFSHNGENFDVVGEGNGPLDACLNALKTAGFTYNLLHYEQKALDEEILGSGATAMTVIEFETSKGQKIISRGKDESTINANVKAVFNGLNLIAKAEKNE, encoded by the coding sequence GTGAAACTGAAAAGAGCAAACAATGAGGTGAATATGTCAAGACAACCGTTTTTTTATGATATTACATTACGTGACGGCAATCAGTCATTAAAAAAACCTTGGAATAAGGTCGAAAAAGAAATAATATTTAAACACCTCGTCGAACTAAATGTTCAAGCAGTAGAAGCAGGCTTTGCGGCTGCATCTGAAATGGATTATGAAACTTGTAAAAGACTTTCTGAAATAGCACCTGATAATATGGTTATCTCTGCATTAGCAAGAGCTGTTGAGAAAGATATAATAAAAGCCGCTGAATCTATTCAAGCTTGTAAACGTCCCCGATTGCACACTTTTATCGCAATGAGCCCTTTTAATATGAAATACGTTTTGAATAAACGTCCTCAAGAAGTGCAAAAAGCAGCAATTGAAGCTGTCACCTTTGCAAAAAAAACTATTGGCTCTAATGGAGAGGTTCAATTTTCAGCAGAACACTTCGGCGACTGCATGGAAAATTTAGATTTTGTAATCGATTCGTTGAAAAAAGTTGTTAAAGCGGGTGCAACCGTTATAAATTTGCCAAATACAGTTGAAAGAACAAGAGTCAAGACTTTTGTAGATATGGTAGAAAAAGTATATGCTGCACTCCCGAGAGATATTATGATTGCGGTTCACTGCCACAATGACCTTGGTATGGCAACAGCAGCAACTGTTGAGAGCTATTTTGCAGGAGCCGTTCAACTTGAATGCTGTCTAAATGGATTAGGCGAAAGAGCAGGCAATACAAATATGTATGAAGTAGCAGTCGCCTTGCATAATTCAGGCATCGAAGTACCTTTGGATTTGTCAAAAATATATGAGCTTGCCTTGACCGTTTCAGATATGGCGAAAGTACCTATTGCAGATAAAGCCCCTTTAATCGGACCTGAATCTCTTGCACATAGAAGCGGTATCCACCAAGACGGTGCCATCAAAACCAAAGATATGGAAAAAGGTGCTTATAGACCTATTCACCCTTCTTTAATAGGTAGAAAAGACGACGAAAAACTCGGATTCACTTCTCAATCAGGAAAAACAGCAGTATTTGAAATCATTTCAGACGCAGGTTATCCGATTACAATTCAAGAAGCCGTCAGAATTACGCCTATTGTTAAAGAAGCGGCAGAAAAAGTCGGAGAGCTTCCAACCCGCAACATTATTGACATCTACTTTAGAGAAGTTTTCAATGTCAAAGGTCCTTTTATATTGTTGGGACTTGAAAAAATCTGTAATGAAAAATTCCAACTTCAATTCAGTCACAACGGAGAAAATTTTGACGTGGTAGGCGAAGGAAACGGACCACTTGACGCTTGCTTAAACGCATTAAAAACAGCAGGCTTTACTTACAATTTACTCCACTACGAACAAAAAGCTTTAGACGAAGAAATTTTAGGCTCTGGAGCTACAGCGATGACCGTTATAGAATTTGAAACATCAAAAGGTCAAAAAATAATATCAAGAGGAAAGGACGAAAGTACAATCAACGCTAACGTTAAAGCAGTATTTAACGGACTTAACTTGATTGCTAAGGCAGAAAAAAATGAATAA